A genome region from Brassica oleracea var. oleracea cultivar TO1000 chromosome C2, BOL, whole genome shotgun sequence includes the following:
- the LOC106323218 gene encoding LOW QUALITY PROTEIN: uncharacterized protein LOC106323218 (The sequence of the model RefSeq protein was modified relative to this genomic sequence to represent the inferred CDS: deleted 1 base in 1 codon): MGDFKYLPIDGYKKRCPLSHPTHPHFLSSLANQNPKSSCFVCGKQKHYTDPGFHYHCTICHVDFHSYCFTLPRKITHPFHLQHPLFITFGKHENIFDGSNIITDEIGSGDATLNSIFSTLDPGKSAWGSIYDNCTWCGHYIPSSSPHPSSTVFYRCSICNFCLDTSCAQNNPPLTIENPKGHHHSLVFFPRPLLLPCDACGLVDRSGPSYACFQCNYMVHQLCVDLPRVIKITRHPHRLSYSPYLLPPPNSLCRICYKTVDIKYGQYSCKDEDCSYILHSKCATHVMVWDGKELEWEPEEVVTEDIAPFKNVGVGLIKHFGHEHHLKLEKYDSIRDAKKQCQACVLPIVLHDFYNCIQCDYFLHIVCAGLPRKLDHALHNHSIFLDPFPPPNDSDFNHLQCSACSRTSSGFKYKCYEKDCKIHWFKIDVTCCLVPEYSTQKFHEHPIFIAPYNYDHEIYPCKCNGCKRHLTKTRLQCTLCEFSICYECATIPEELHYKHDEHPLTLCYGEDTDGKYWCEECEKQVNPSEWFYTCNKCCITIHRTCLFGFYVYLKPGHTLKYNRATTVEVLGNSISTRPICSRCEERCRGFIYFKVDLKTLCSSCVFAPPKR; encoded by the exons GTTTCCATTACCATTGCACCATCTGCCATGTGGATTTCCACAGTTACTGTTTCACCTTGCCTAGAAAAATAACACATCCTTTTCACCTCCAACACCCTCTCTTTATCACCTTTGGAAAGCATGAAAACATCTTCGACGGCAGCAATATTATAACGGATGAAATAGGCTCCGGAGATGCCACTCTCAACTCTATCTTCAGCACATTGGATCCTGGTAAGTCTGCATGGGGTAGTATATACGATAATTGCACTTGGTGTGGGCATTATATACCATCATCATCACCACATCCAAGCAGCACAGTTTTCTATCGATGTTCTATTTGTAACTTCTGCTTGGATACCTCTTGTGCGCAAAACAACCCACCTCTTACTATTGAAAACCCAAAAGGCCATCATCATTCACTCGTCTTCTTCCCTCGACCACTTTTACTTCCTTGTGATGCTTGTGGGTTGGTCGATAGATCAGGACCAAGTTATGCTTGTTTCCAATGTAATTATATGGTCCATCAACTTTGTGTTGATTTACCACGTGTCATAAAGATCACACGTCATCCTCATCGTCTATCTTATTCTCCATACCTTCTTCCACCCCCAAATTCATTATGTCGGATCTGCTACAAGACAGTCGACATTAAATATGGTCAGTATTCTTGTAAAGACGAGGATTGCTCTTACATACTCCATTCTAAGTGTGCAACACATGTGATGGTATGGGACGGGAAGGAACTCGAATGGGAACCTGAAGAAGTTGTAACTGAAGATATTGCTCCATTCAAAAATGTAGGTGTCGGTTTGATAAAACATTTTGGTCATGAACATCATTTAAAGCTCGAGAAGTATGATAGTATACGAGATGCAAAGAAGCAATGTCAAGCGTGCGTCCTTCCTATCGTCTTGCATGATTTCTACAATTGTATACAATGTGATTATTTTCTCCACATAGTGTGTGCTGGTCTACCAAGGAAACTGGATCATGCATTGCATAATCATTCTATTTTCCTCGACCCATTTCCTCCACCCAACGATAGTGACTTTAACCACCTACAATGTTCAGCTTGTTCTCGAACATCCAGTGGTTTCAAGTACAAGTGCTACGAAAAGGATTGCAAGATTCATTGGTTTAAGATAGATGTGACCTGCTGTCTAGTTCCTGAGTACAGCACCCAAAAATTCCATGAACATCCCATATTCATCGCCCCATACAATTACGACCATGAAATATATCCTTGCAAG TGCAATGGTTGTAAGAGACATCTTACGAAGACTCGTCTACAGTGTACTCTCTGCGAATTTTCTATTTGCTATGAATGCGCTACCATCCCCGAAGAGTTGCACTATAAACACGATGAACATCCTCTCACTCTTTGCTATGGAGAAGACACGGATGGAAAGTATTGGTGCGAAGAATGTGAGAAGCAAGTGAATCCGTCGGAATGGTTCTACACGTGCAACAAATGTTGCATCACTATCCATAGGACTTGCCTATTCGGATTCTACGTTTATCTGAAGCCTGGTCACACATTAAAATATAATCGTGCTACCACGGTGGAAGTTCTTGGCAATAGTATTAGTACTCGACCTATTTGCAGTCGGTGTGAGGAACGTTGTCGTGGCTTCATTTATTTCAAAGTCGACTTGAAGACTCTTTGTTCTTCGTGTGTTTTTGCACCCCCTAAAAGATAA